A DNA window from Synergistaceae bacterium contains the following coding sequences:
- a CDS encoding adenylosuccinate lyase produces the protein MIERYSEKDINALWNEYNRLKVMLDVEIAVCKAWAEMGRIPKNALDDIIANAHFTVERVQEIEKKTQHDVVAFVSAVAENIGENGRYLHLGMTSSDILDTASSIMLRDSINIILESLSELDSVVFELAKKYKHLPCIGRTHGIHAEPMSLGLKFLNWHSELLRDIGRLEYSRQDVSSGKISGAVGTYAMSSPELESRVCEILGLEPAKISNQILQRDRHAGVLNALAIMGSTLERMALEIRNLQRTEVREAFEPFGVGQKGSSAMPHKRNPIKCERICGMSRLLRGYALTGMENIALWHERDISHSSTERVIWPDAFNIAAFMVRSMTKILRGLVVDENRVRENLNQTQGLVYSQRVLTFLLDELNLSREDSYAIVQENAMKTASGGGAFLDLLLHDERLKGVDPERLKSLFENDFYLRYVDEIFARFE, from the coding sequence ATGATCGAACGATATTCAGAGAAAGATATTAACGCTTTATGGAACGAATATAACCGCCTTAAAGTCATGCTCGATGTAGAAATCGCAGTGTGCAAAGCATGGGCAGAAATGGGAAGGATCCCTAAAAACGCACTCGATGACATAATTGCAAACGCTCATTTTACAGTTGAGAGAGTTCAGGAAATCGAGAAAAAGACTCAGCATGATGTAGTAGCTTTTGTAAGTGCAGTAGCTGAAAATATAGGAGAAAACGGGCGTTATTTGCATTTAGGAATGACGAGCAGTGATATTTTAGATACAGCCAGTTCTATAATGCTGCGTGATTCTATAAATATAATTCTTGAGTCTTTATCAGAACTTGACTCAGTAGTATTCGAACTCGCGAAAAAATATAAACATTTGCCATGTATAGGCAGGACTCACGGGATTCACGCCGAGCCCATGTCGCTGGGACTGAAATTTTTAAACTGGCACTCTGAATTATTGCGGGATATAGGCAGGCTTGAATATTCGCGTCAGGATGTATCAAGCGGCAAAATTTCCGGAGCTGTAGGAACTTACGCAATGAGTTCGCCCGAATTAGAATCGCGTGTGTGTGAAATACTAGGACTTGAGCCCGCAAAAATTTCTAATCAGATTCTCCAGCGAGACAGGCACGCCGGAGTCTTGAATGCACTCGCAATTATGGGCAGTACTTTGGAGCGCATGGCCTTAGAGATTCGCAATTTGCAGCGTACAGAAGTCCGTGAAGCATTCGAGCCGTTCGGGGTCGGTCAAAAAGGTTCTAGCGCAATGCCTCACAAACGCAACCCGATAAAATGTGAAAGAATTTGCGGAATGTCAAGACTTTTGCGGGGTTATGCTTTAACTGGCATGGAAAATATAGCACTCTGGCACGAACGAGATATAAGCCACTCTTCAACCGAGCGCGTAATTTGGCCGGATGCATTTAATATTGCTGCTTTCATGGTCAGGAGCATGACAAAAATTTTGCGCGGGCTTGTTGTCGACGAAAATAGAGTAAGAGAAAATCTAAATCAGACTCAAGGACTCGTATATAGTCAAAGAGTTCTAACTTTCTTGCTTGACGAGCTTAATTTATCCCGTGAAGATTCTTACGCTATCGTGCAGGAAAACGCAATGAAGACAGCTTCAGGGGGCGGGGCATTCTTGGATTTGTTATTACATGACGAGCGATTAAAAGGTGTTGACCCTGAGAGACTCAAATCACTATTTGAGAATGACTTTTATCTGCGCTACGTTGATGAGATTTTCGCGAGGTTTGAATAA
- a CDS encoding putative Ig domain-containing protein, with amino-acid sequence MSKKFAALLLISALFVTISNPAFSLENNIIEIDSPSPEYLEWLKSPDLFTGGLIPSPVDNSNLWKNPPQSREKFSVKNTLPAKYDLREHNRVPAIRNQNPWGACWSFAAIASLETSYINLYPDNQNINLSEMLIAYFAYGDKREGKSYSLHYKNEDILEQGGNYYQAAALLARLGTVNENILPYPTGNKSYTAPDKLPEEYIKTGIGLKESYEIGLLSGDEIIDTVKNLIINNGAIYAVYYSNPYNYGYYTPAKSGVSVLTTSYFNNQTDNKGKPRTPNHAISIIGWDDNFSRDNFGSMKPEKDGAWLVRNSWGNWANNGGYFWMSYEQYIQDVTMFIADKMPENLKHYGHDDLGRIAGFSSKWSASIFKNESQDEILQYTGFNARDNNTDYKIYIYDLGTDKPSSPVDGVLLASKDNFTPYAGYHTENFSSEHVRLKVGHYFSVVMNTNTGIGTEATYELKAVVNPEESYYSYDGQNWNDLYNIRGDYKHNACIKAFTVPAPKIEIDDINLPDAVINQEYNVKLSATGNEPITWTLAEGSSLPDSLNLSSDGTISGIPEKSGEFNFTVIASNSDGTASKDFTINIKDVQPVEIITPANLDPGTAGKKYNLTLEAEGNNITWELISGDLPDGLKFDSKKGTLSGKIREEGKFSFTIKASQAEYIYSTKIFYLSVYTAPKISVKNLPSAAVNKEYSAKVDFTGSALTGATCDNLPAGLSIQVVSGECVISGVPTESGKKSINLTITNQGGSVTKKLSLAVFGIEKASIPEGTTGKKYKGSITVSGIKAGSWAISSGDLPPGLSLSKGKISGKPTHYGSFDFTVKVSAGEFFVEESYTIKIYPADPVFMTKSLPKHKIYESYNEQVELKSDGGAEITWSADFPEKLKGLEIDSSTGIISGTPTHVFKGNVPVTATNNFGKSTTKNVKITITADKPKVIAAPLPAAKVGEKYNFTLQASGSPILIWSGKLPAGLEIDESGDITGTPEKSGKFKFSVKVENEGGSKTKKFTLVVNEADSTSDKNFAESDSDSQESESITENNNNDSESESESQNESISQEFTGNNLILDSAALSLVSNDDFMIAAVLPDIKVDESGIYEFTISLDKSVPENAKLIWHSFPGGQISDSEDDNTAIFFNEDGQEIYNVPEDFCVTVSAWFEPGKIYKPVIAVKK; translated from the coding sequence ATGTCAAAAAAATTTGCTGCATTATTGTTAATATCAGCGTTATTTGTTACGATTTCAAATCCGGCATTTTCTCTTGAGAATAATATTATAGAAATAGACTCACCATCGCCGGAATATCTTGAATGGCTGAAATCTCCGGATTTATTTACTGGCGGACTAATTCCGAGTCCCGTTGATAATTCAAATTTATGGAAGAATCCCCCGCAATCTCGTGAAAAATTTTCAGTCAAGAATACTTTACCCGCAAAATATGATTTAAGAGAGCATAACAGAGTCCCCGCTATAAGAAATCAAAATCCATGGGGTGCCTGCTGGTCATTTGCTGCGATTGCTTCACTTGAGACAAGTTATATAAATTTATATCCTGATAATCAAAATATAAACTTGTCAGAAATGTTAATAGCCTATTTTGCATATGGAGATAAACGCGAGGGCAAATCTTACAGTCTTCACTATAAAAATGAAGATATTTTAGAGCAGGGCGGGAATTATTATCAAGCAGCGGCGTTATTAGCGAGACTCGGAACCGTCAACGAAAATATATTACCTTATCCGACCGGCAATAAATCATATACAGCTCCTGACAAATTGCCGGAAGAATATATCAAAACAGGAATAGGACTCAAAGAATCCTACGAAATTGGCTTGTTGAGCGGTGATGAAATTATTGATACAGTCAAGAATCTTATTATTAACAACGGAGCAATTTACGCCGTATATTATTCAAATCCATATAATTATGGATATTATACGCCTGCAAAATCGGGTGTCAGCGTTCTGACAACGTCATATTTTAATAATCAGACGGACAATAAAGGGAAGCCTAGAACTCCAAATCACGCAATTAGTATTATAGGCTGGGACGATAATTTTTCACGTGATAATTTCGGCTCAATGAAACCGGAAAAAGACGGGGCTTGGCTCGTGCGTAACTCGTGGGGGAACTGGGCAAATAACGGCGGTTATTTCTGGATGTCCTACGAGCAGTATATTCAAGACGTAACTATGTTTATTGCTGATAAAATGCCGGAAAATCTCAAGCATTACGGCCATGATGATTTAGGCAGAATTGCAGGATTTAGTAGTAAATGGTCAGCGAGCATATTTAAGAATGAATCTCAGGACGAAATTTTGCAGTACACGGGATTTAATGCGCGTGATAATAATACTGATTATAAAATTTATATTTATGATCTCGGCACTGATAAGCCATCTTCACCAGTTGACGGCGTTTTGCTTGCTAGTAAAGATAATTTTACCCCGTATGCAGGCTATCACACTGAAAATTTTTCGTCAGAGCATGTAAGACTCAAGGTCGGGCATTATTTCTCGGTCGTTATGAATACGAACACTGGAATCGGCACGGAGGCAACTTACGAGCTTAAAGCAGTTGTGAATCCTGAAGAGTCTTATTATTCATATGACGGGCAAAATTGGAACGATTTATATAATATACGTGGTGATTACAAGCACAATGCATGTATAAAGGCGTTCACTGTACCAGCTCCCAAAATAGAAATTGATGATATAAATTTGCCGGACGCTGTAATAAATCAAGAATATAATGTAAAACTTTCTGCGACTGGAAACGAGCCTATTACATGGACACTTGCGGAAGGTTCTTCACTGCCTGACTCGTTAAATTTATCATCGGACGGGACAATCTCAGGAATTCCGGAAAAATCAGGCGAATTTAATTTTACTGTCATAGCCTCGAATTCAGACGGAACAGCAAGCAAAGATTTTACGATTAATATTAAAGATGTCCAGCCCGTTGAAATAATAACCCCCGCAAATCTTGATCCCGGAACAGCCGGCAAAAAATATAATTTAACTCTTGAAGCAGAAGGAAATAATATAACATGGGAATTAATAAGCGGCGATTTACCGGACGGACTCAAATTTGACAGCAAAAAAGGTACACTCTCAGGCAAAATTAGAGAAGAAGGCAAATTCTCATTTACTATTAAGGCCAGTCAAGCAGAATATATATACAGCACAAAAATATTTTATTTATCAGTGTATACAGCCCCTAAAATTTCAGTAAAGAATCTCCCTTCAGCGGCCGTGAATAAAGAATACAGCGCAAAAGTTGATTTTACAGGTTCGGCTTTAACGGGTGCGACATGCGATAATTTACCAGCTGGATTAAGTATTCAAGTTGTCAGCGGCGAGTGCGTAATTTCAGGAGTCCCGACTGAATCAGGCAAGAAATCTATCAATTTGACAATCACGAATCAAGGCGGCAGTGTTACGAAAAAATTATCCCTCGCAGTATTCGGAATTGAGAAGGCTTCAATACCTGAAGGCACAACGGGCAAGAAATATAAAGGCTCTATCACTGTTTCAGGCATAAAGGCAGGCAGCTGGGCAATTTCAAGCGGCGATTTACCCCCCGGGCTTTCACTCTCAAAGGGTAAAATTTCAGGCAAACCCACTCATTACGGCTCATTTGATTTCACTGTTAAAGTTTCTGCGGGTGAATTCTTTGTTGAAGAGAGTTACACGATAAAAATTTATCCCGCTGATCCAGTTTTCATGACAAAATCATTGCCAAAACACAAAATTTACGAGTCCTATAATGAACAAGTCGAGCTAAAATCAGACGGCGGCGCAGAAATTACGTGGAGCGCAGATTTTCCGGAAAAATTGAAGGGGTTAGAGATTGATTCAAGCACTGGCATAATTTCAGGAACTCCGACTCATGTATTCAAAGGAAATGTGCCAGTAACAGCAACAAATAATTTCGGTAAAAGCACGACAAAAAATGTCAAGATTACTATCACAGCCGACAAGCCTAAAGTTATAGCAGCTCCATTACCGGCAGCAAAAGTCGGAGAAAAATATAATTTCACTCTTCAAGCATCGGGGAGTCCTATATTAATTTGGTCGGGGAAGCTTCCGGCCGGCTTAGAAATTGACGAATCGGGCGACATTACAGGAACTCCGGAAAAAAGCGGCAAATTTAAATTTTCTGTTAAAGTCGAAAATGAGGGCGGCAGTAAAACAAAAAAATTTACTCTTGTAGTCAATGAAGCAGACTCGACAAGTGATAAAAATTTTGCTGAATCTGACTCAGACTCACAAGAATCTGAATCAATCACAGAAAATAATAATAACGACTCCGAATCCGAATCAGAATCACAAAACGAGTCAATTTCTCAAGAATTCACCGGGAATAATTTAATTTTAGACTCGGCGGCATTGTCCCTTGTCTCTAATGATGATTTCATGATTGCGGCGGTATTGCCTGACATAAAAGTTGACGAGAGCGGAATTTATGAATTTACTATCTCGCTTGATAAGTCAGTGCCTGAAAACGCAAAATTAATTTGGCATTCATTCCCGGGCGGGCAAATTTCAGACTCAGAAGACGATAACACAGCAATATTCTTTAATGAAGACGGCCAAGAAATTTATAACGTCCCTGAAGATTTTTGCGTAACTGTCTCAGCATGGTTTGAGCCCGGAAAAATTTATAAACCGGTTATAGCAGTAAAGAAATAA